A part of Tigriopus californicus strain San Diego chromosome 10, Tcal_SD_v2.1, whole genome shotgun sequence genomic DNA contains:
- the LOC131888029 gene encoding rap guanine nucleotide exchange factor 2-like isoform X3 translates to MIVIDYVDGRARTERISDASGSTMMMHSPNGPSSKAITEVTIQPHGGTFVDSSSSSTSSDIASSDDHPPPPPPRNHHLLQGSQYQMHQQQNQHQLHHHITNGHIHHTKPPVSYPHHGSQHIVHHNESTTIYHKAMRNSHSSDSSSAYSGSDTMQSVPSSGEGAEEVDLTGLMESVVDSDEEEDISETSLVVRDAVRECLEKDPNDRTEEDVDTLLEFTQHLKAFTNMTMYVRRALVATMVFAVVEKAGTVVMTDGEELDSWSVIINGHVEIEESNGKVRELHLGDSFGIKPTMDKLYHRGVMRTKCDDCQFVCITQTDYYRILHQGEENQKRHEENGRVVLVTEKRQVGDVEPQRRGHVVIRGSCEKLMGQLMEDNSDMDPTFTEDFLLTYRTFLGSPVIIMKQLVKWFEESHLRDKVTRVLLLWVNNHFTDFETDPQMMEYLEKFENCLEAEKMQGQLRMLNFACAAKARKRTVTLTRPSRDEPLQFSTLGGYERGSGIFISRVEKGSKADEIGLKRGDQILEVNGQSFEHVTKHARALEILKGVCHLSITVKSNLLAFNEMLQAPDDSTPRSRARGKSVGSTNQTNCPNAGGVGVGGGGSSLSGCGASSTASKHDPHLHARAMLSEQSTYSGSEGTLSFPAHHSFAMDTRSQVSNNTVVSGPSTKEGTSRDTTPTSRKKKDGGHVGSHSNGTGPAKPSGGSSSIKQSRINRAFNRFLHKPKSLMNMDSAGNDEFLGSAQNGNRTSLSPSGVPNALSNPDLRDFERPAHQDHKSEYPEHVLKVYRADQTFKYLLVHKETTAHEVVMLSLQEFGSTEPSSNYTLCEVSVAEGGFVKQRRLPEALQNLAERIGLASRYYIKNIHSSESLLPDEVVADLVKEVHVTLLQLNPVEVSTQLMVEDFTIFRQIEATEYVEDLFEIKSRYGTPSLSLFAELVNREMMWAISEIVSEPNATKRMRIIKQYIKVARQCKETQNFNSMFAIISGLGHGAVSRLKSSWEKLPTKYQRMFNEMQQLMDPSRNMSRYRNLVTGEDVQPPIIPFYPVVKKDLTFINLANDSKIEELVNFEKLRMIAKEVRALTNMCSAPLDLFSMLELGGQQPSNAMVAMNQLTAGGQYLATVNRNRRKKNGGVPNPKRMYEEAQMVRRVKAYLNNMKVITNEEKLHQMSLECEPPSGGGILSNSSMQQSVRKRNPSPSPSALSSNSSASHGSNVNNHSSVERKVSPNGGIGSGHLANNSPVHPKFGSASPQAVKKLLALSEQSRTRPKSHMGVPSPMASRKPGASQGPLSGTQHFGSSSQNPVDLTAESSSVTSLPVLRKATTGSITSTDSGLGIYDPQSLKHHGSHEPSSDLIRHHHSQSSSASPRIGQTRRQSTHHRKPRISPNLHQLHQHHSFDFSLINASASATNPVSSLNHNHGRTSPNPGQIPPSSPPPPIGPPPLHIRNPFTTRMIGGKGMHLPPPRPPPKTQRGTVPSYYVTDPDEEEDAHDAEDEDEDEETQVSAV, encoded by the exons ATGATTGTG ATCGACTATGTGGACGGGCGAGCTCGTACGGAGCGGATCAGCGATGCCTCAGGATCCACCATGATGATGCATTCTCCCAATGGGCCTTCCTCCAAAGCAATCACTGAAGTGACCATTCAGCCACATGGAGGAACATTTGTGGACTCAAGCTCGTCCTCGACCTCGTCTGATATCGCCTCATCCGATGATCACCCCCCGCCTCCTCCACCAAGGAACCATCATCTTCTCCAAGGATCTCAATACCAGAtgcatcaacaacaaaatcaGCACCAGTTGCACCATCACATCACCAACGGACATATCCACCACACGAAACCTCCGGTATCGTACCCGCATCACGGGTCGCAACATATAGTACACCACAATGAATCGACTACCATCTACCATAAGGCAATGAGGAACTCTCACAGTTCAGACTCGAGCTCGGCCTACAGTGGCTCTGACACGATGCAAAGTGTTCCTAGTAGTGGTGAAGGTGCAGAGGAAGTGGATCTCACGGGCCTTATGGAGTCTGTGGTGGACtcagatgaagaagaagacattAGTGAGACCAGTCTCGTAGTCAGAGACGCTGTCCGGGAGTGTTTGGAAAAAGATCCGAATGATCGAACGGAGGAGGATGTGGATACCCTGCTGGAATTCACCCAGCATCTTAAGGCCTTTACCAATATGACCATGTATGTGCGAAGAGCCTTGGTAGCCACAATGGTCTTTGCAGTCGTGGAAAAAGCCGGTACTGTGGTGATGACGGATGGAGAGGAATTAGATTCATGGTCGGTCATCATTAACGGTCACGTCGAGATCGAGGAGAGTAATGGCAAGGTTCGAGAACTCCACTTGGGAGATTCCTTTGGGATCAAGCCCACGATGGACAAGTTGTACCACCGAGGTGTAATGCGAACCAAATGCGACGACTGCCAGTTTGTGTGTATTACCCAAACCGATTACTACCGCATCCTGCACCAGGGTGAGGAGAATCAAAAAAGACACGAGGAAAACGGTCGAGTGGTCCTGGTCACCGAGAAACGACAAGTGGGCGACGTGGAACCTCAACGCCGTGGTCATGTGGTCATCCGTGGGTCTTGCGAAAAGCTCATGGGACAACTGATGGAAGACAACTCGGATATGGACCCGACTTTTACCGAAGATTTCCTCCTCACCTATCGTACTTTCCTCGGCTCCCCGGTGATCATCATGAAGCAACTCGTCAAGTGGTTCGAGGAGTCCCATTTGAGGGACAAGGTCACCCGAGTGCTTTTGCTATGGGTGAACAATCATTTCACCGACTTCGAGACGGACCCTCAGATGATGGAATATCTGGAAAAGTTCGAGAATTGCTTGGAGGCGGAAAAGATGCAGGGTCAGCTCCGCATGTTGAATTTTGCTTGCGCCGCCAAAGCCCGCAAGCGGACCGTCACCCTCACGCGTCCCTCGAGGGACGAGCCTCTCCAATTCTCGACTCTGGGAGGCTACGAGAGAGGATCGGGCATCTTCATATCTAGAGTGGAAAAGGGCTCCAAAGCCGACGAAATTGGTCTCAAAAGAGGGGATCAGATACTCGAAGTCAATGGGCAAAGTTTTGAGCATGTCACGAAGCATGCTCGAGCATTAGAGATTCTCAAGGGGGTCTGCCATTTGAGTATTACCGTCAAGAGCAATTTACTGGCTTTCAATGAGATGCTTCAGGCCCCAGATGACAGTACCCCTCGATCGAGGGCAAGAGGAAAATCTGTGGGATCGACGAACCAAACCAATTGCCCTAATGCcggtggtgttggtgttggtggtggtggaagtaGTCTTTCTGGTTGTGGTGCGTCCTCGACGGCCTCCAAACACGATCCTCACCTTCATGCTCGTGCGATGCTCTCCGAGCAGAGTACCTATTCGGGATCGGAGGGAACGCTCTCCTTCCCCGCTCATCATTCCTTTGCCATGGATACAAGAAGTCAAGTCAGCAATAACACGGTGGTTTCTGGTCCCTCCACTAAGGAAGGAACTAGTCGGGACACAACGCCGAcctcaagaaaaaagaaggacGGGGGTCATGTCGGTAGTCACAGCAATGGCACGGGACCGGCCAAACCGTCTGGTGGTAGTAGCAGCATAAAGCAGTCCAGGATTAACCGGGCCTTTAATCGCTTCCTTCACAAGCCAAAGAGCCTCATGAATATGGATTCAGCGGGGAACGACGAGTTCTTGGGATCCGCTCAAAATGGAAATCGAACTTCATTATCCCCCTCAGGGGTACCCAATGCCTTATCCAATCCTGACCTTCGGGATTTTGAGCGACCTGCCCACCAAGATCACAAGTCTGAGTACCCCGAGCACGTGCTCAAAGTCTACAGAGCTGACCAGACTTTCAAATATCTATTGGTTCACAAGGAGACCACGGCTCACGAGGTCGTAATGCTCTCATTACAAGAATTTGGAAGCACCGAACCGAGTTCAAATTATACCCTTTGTGAGGTCTCTGTGGCAGAAGGGGGATTTGTCAAGCAGAGAAGGCTTCCGGAGGCTTTGCAAAATTTGGCCGAGCGAATCGGATTAGCCAGTCGGTACTACATCAAGAATATCCATAGCTCGGAATCTCTCCTTCCCGACGAAGTCGTCGCGGATCTGGTCAAGGAGGTCCATGTCACCCTCCTTCAACTGAACCCCGTGGAAGTATCCACGCAATTGATGGTAGAGGATTTCACCATCTTCCGTCAAATCGAGGCCACGGAGTACGTCGAAGATCTGTTTGAAATCAAGTCCCGCTACGGCACGCCCAGTCTGAGCCTCTTTGCGGAATTGGTCAATCGAGAGATGATGTGGGCCATCTCGGAGATCGTGTCCGAGCCCAACGCCACCAAACGCATGCGAATCATCAAGCAGTACATCAAAGTGGCGCGACAATGCaaggaaacccaaaatttcaacTCCATGTTTGCCATCATCTCTGGCCTTGGACACGGTGCCGTGTCTCGGCTGAAGTCATCCTGGGAGAAGCTTCCCACTAAATATCAGCGAATGTTCAATGAGATGCAACAACTCATGGATCCCAGTCGGAACATGAGCCGCTACCGGAACTTGGTAACGGGGGAGGACGTCCAACCACCAATCATCCCGTTCTATCCCGTCGTCAAGAAAGATCTGACTTTCATCAATCTCGCTAATGATAGTAAGATCGAGGAACTAGTCAATTTCGAAAAACTCCGAATGATTGCGAAAGAG GTACGAGCTTTGACAAACATGTGCTCCGCTCCCTTGGATCTGTTCTCTATGTTAGAGCTCGGTGGTCAACAACCCTCCAACGCAATGGTGGCCATGAACCAACTGACAGCGGGCGGACAATACTTGGCCACGGTCAATCGGAACAGGCGGAAAAAGAACGGCGGAgttccaaatccaaagaggaTGTATGAAGAG GCCCAGATGGTCCGACGTGTCAAGGCCTACTTGAACAACATGAAAGTGATTACCAATGAGGAGAAGCTTCATCAGATGTCTCTAGAATGCGAGCCTCCGTCGGGAGGAGGAATCTTGTCAAATTCTTCCATGCAGCAATCG GTGAGGAAACGAAATCCCAGCCCGAGTCCATCCGCCTTGAGTTCGAACTCATCAGCCTCTCATGGATCAAATGTGAACAATCACTCCTCGGTAGAACGGAAAGTCAGTCCAAATGGCGGGATTGGAAGTGGTCATCTGGCCAACAACTCCCCGGTTCATCCCAAATTTG GTTCAGCTAGTCCGCAAGCTGTGAAGAAATTACTGGCGTTGAGTGAGCAGAGTCGGACACGTCCTAAGTCACATATGGGCGTGCCTTCGCCCATGGCTAGTCGCAAGCCTGGTGCTTCCCAAGGGCCGCTATCGGGTACCCAGCATTTCGGATCATCGAGCCAGAATCCTGTGGATTTGACGGCCGAGTCCAGTTCGGTGACTTCGTTACCCGTTCTCCGAAAAGCCACGACAG GCTCCATCACCTCCACAGATAGTGGATTGGGGATCTATGACCCGCAAAGTCTAAAGCATCATGGCTCGCACGAACCATCCTCGGACTTGATCCGCCATCACCACTCTCAATCGTCATCTGCCTCTCCGCGAATCGGTCAAACCCGCAGACAAAGCACCCATCACA GAAAACCTCGGATTTCCCCCAATTTGCACCAACTTCACCAACACCACTCTTTCGATTTCTCACTCATTAACGCGAGTGCCAGTGCCACTAACCCGGTGTCAAGTTTGAATCACAATCACGGCCGCACCTCCCCCAACCCTGGTCAAATCCCGCCCTCTTCCCCTCCACCGCCCATTGGCCCACCTCCATTGCACATACGCAATCCCTTCACGACTCGGATGATCGGGGGTAAGGGTATGCACCTCCCACCGCCCCGTCCCCCGCCCAAAACTCAAAGGGGGACGGTGCCATCGTATTACGTCACCGACCCcgatgaggaggaagacgCTCATGATGCCGAAGACGAGGATGAAG ATGAGGAGACCCAAGTTTCTGCCGTTTGA